In Daucus carota subsp. sativus chromosome 4, DH1 v3.0, whole genome shotgun sequence, one DNA window encodes the following:
- the LOC108218024 gene encoding MADS-box protein defh21 isoform X2 translates to MMGRGKIEVKRIENNTSRQVTFSKRRAGLFKKTHELSVLCDAQIGLIVFSNKGKLFNYCSHPLSMGQLVERYLKCTGTKIPDHDNREQMHGELTRIKKETLSLQLSLQRYKGDNLSSVQLEELDHLEQQIEHSLNKVRSRKFELFHQQMENLKRKENLLERENQEMHYWLVSNQMERQMQQQAAAEMEHHDEEQQAMTELKLLQGQSSSQLVLDHYSFYAPPPPHDHPDPDHDHQHPPPPPPPPGVLHFPGLLPPPPFPPPATTSYPYQLQPTQPNLQKSEPSHYIYD, encoded by the exons ATGATGGGAAGAGGAAAGATAGAGGTTAAGAGGATCGAGAACAACACGAGCAGACAGGTCACGTTTTCCAAACGGCGAGCGGGGTTGTTCAAGAAAACGCATGAGCTTTCTGTTCTTTGTGATGCTCAGATCGGCCTTATCGTCTTCTCTAACAAGGGCAAACTCTTTAACTACTGCTCTCACCCTCTCAG CATGGGACAATTGGTAGAAAGGTACCTGAAATGCACTGGAACTAAAATCCCTGATCATGATAACCGG GAGCAAATGCATGGTGAACTGACGCGAATCAAGAAGGAAACTCTGAGCTTACAGTTGAGCCTTCAGCGCTACAAAGGAGATAACTTGAGCTCGGTGCAGCTGGAGGAACTGGATCACCTTGAACAGCAGATTGAGCACTCCCTCAACAAAGTCCGCTCCAGAAAG TTTGAGCTATTCCATCAGCAGATGGAAAATCTGAAGAGGAAG GAAAATCTTCTGGAGAGGGAAAACCAAGAGATGCATTACTGG TTGGTGAGTAATCAAATGGAGAGGCAAATGCAGCAACAGGCTGCTGCAGAGATGGAGCATCATGATGAAGAGCAGCAGGCAATGACAGAGCTGAAGCTACTGCAGGGACAATCATCATCACAACTAGTGCTGGACCACTACTCATTTTatgcaccaccaccacctcatGATCATCCTGATCCTGATCATGATCATCAAcaccctcctcctcctcctcctccacccGGTGTGCTCCACTTTCCGGGACTCCTTCCACCGCCTCCTTTTCCTCCTCCGGCAACCACCTCTTACCCCTACCAGCTCCAGCCTACTCAGCCCAACCTTCAGAAATCAGAACCTAGTCACTACATATATG ATTGA
- the LOC108217348 gene encoding uncharacterized protein LOC108217348, translated as MKDLPDFDLDWSYWDSDYATYFKTKYGCSRVSSRDDSDCRMNDGGSGSSDGECDVGGDGENGEEDEEGQMDIHLKMFLESIEADGVSYVLKRDGRPDLRFEGMDEDGDLVELSSNCGSEERGRGEGLDVRGGGGRGKGVLKGDDVGNSGNGKTERGGKEKKYRPVEKVDLTQVKRRGKKVDKQPIFDENESDTSAEEVDVRLEGTRASRKVEEIGKLKRKAKNVEEQKSFVENKRYRQNVNGNGKSKRRAENVEDVEREMDFMENERDSSALGNVKRCLSEKFKGKYVEPDYRRFFELCELEGADRLVLVAANGKRVVYGKDDSTSLSDSEVYVLDHAPDCIESTYAPTLNFNAHMEDGDLQCLGSCNPAENPLFRKAVIDILRKPFNNKELERLQYDVKQRKRITRHVDMRSGNTSFQQPKKGKSYLDHYADLKQQLYAFRENRPKSLNILRGFFFYLQRMADEGKFKPWLDEACLEINPPG; from the exons ATGAAAGATTTACCTGATTTTGATCTTGATTGGAGTTATTGGGATTCTGATTATGCTACGTATTTTAAGACTAAATATGGGTGTAGTAGAGTTAGCAGTAGAGATGATAGTGATTGTAGGATGAATGATGGTGGCAGTGGAAGTAGTGATGGTGAATGTGATGTTGGTGGTGATGGTGAGAATGGGGAGGAGGATGAAGAGGGGCAAATGGACATTCATTTGAAGATGTTTTTGGAGAGTATAGAGGCGGATGGGGTTTCGTATGTACTGAAACGTGATGGGAGGCCGGATTTGAGGTTTGAAGGAATGGATGAAGACGGTGATCTGGTGGAGTTGAGTAGTAATTGTGGGAGTGAGGAGAGGGGACGGGGGGAGGGTTTGGATGTGAGGGGTGGAGGTGGAAGGGGGAAGGGGGTTTTGAAGGGGGATGATGTGGGGAACTCGGGGAATGGGAAGACGGAAAGGGGAGGGAAGGAGAAAAAGTATAGGCCAGTTGAAAAAGTGGACTTGACGCAGGTGAAAAGGAGAGGGAAGAAAGTGGATAAGCAGCCGATTTTTGACGAAAATGAGAGTGATACTTCAGCGGAAGAAGTGGATGTTAGACTAGAGGGTACACGAGCCTCAAGGAAAGTTGAGGAGATTGGGAAGTTGAAAAGAAAAGCAAAGAATGTGGAAGAGCAGAAAAGTTTTGTGGAGAATAAAAGATATCGGCAAAATGTCAATGGTAATGGAAAGTCAAAAAGAAGAGCAGAAAATGTCGAGGATGTCGAAAGGGAAATGGATTTTATGGAGAACGAAAGAGATAGTTCAGCGTTAGGTAATGTCAAGAGGTGTCTAAGTGAAAAGTTCAAGGGGAAGTATGTTGAACCTGACTATAGGAGGTTTTTCGAGCTGTGTGAATTGGAAGGAGCTGATCGTTTGGTTCTTGTTGCTGCTAATGGGAAGAGAGTGGTATATGGGAAAGATGATAGCACAAGCCTTTCTGATTCTGAAGTATATGTGTTGGACCATGCTCCGGATTGTATAGAGTCGACCTATGCTCCTACCTTGAATTTCAATGCACAT ATGGAGGATGGTGATTTGCAATGCTTAGGAAGCTGCAATCCGGCTGAAAATCCCCTATTCAGGAAGGCGGTAATCGATATACTTCGAAAACCATTTAACAATAAGGAGTTAGAGAGGCTTCAGTATGATGTAAAACAACGAAAACGAATAACACGTCATGTCGATATGCGCAGCGGGAACACATCATTTCAGCAACCTAAAAAGGGAAAATCTTATCTTGATCACTATGCCG ATCTTAAGCAACAGTTATATGCCTTCAGAGAGAATCGTCCCAAAAGTTTGAATATTTTGCGCGGGTTCTTTTTTTACTTGCAG AGAATGGCAGACGAAGGAAAATTCAAACCTTGGTTGGACGAGGCATGTTTGGAGATAAATCCACCCGGCTAG
- the LOC108218024 gene encoding MADS-box protein defh21 isoform X1, whose amino-acid sequence MMGRGKIEVKRIENNTSRQVTFSKRRAGLFKKTHELSVLCDAQIGLIVFSNKGKLFNYCSHPLSMGQLVERYLKCTGTKIPDHDNREQMHGELTRIKKETLSLQLSLQRYKGDNLSSVQLEELDHLEQQIEHSLNKVRSRKFELFHQQMENLKRKENLLERENQEMHYWLVSNQMERQMQQQAAAEMEHHDEEQQAMTELKLLQGQSSSQLVLDHYSFYAPPPPHDHPDPDHDHQHPPPPPPPPGVLHFPGLLPPPPFPPPATTSYPYQLQPTQPNLQKSEPSHYIYAD is encoded by the exons ATGATGGGAAGAGGAAAGATAGAGGTTAAGAGGATCGAGAACAACACGAGCAGACAGGTCACGTTTTCCAAACGGCGAGCGGGGTTGTTCAAGAAAACGCATGAGCTTTCTGTTCTTTGTGATGCTCAGATCGGCCTTATCGTCTTCTCTAACAAGGGCAAACTCTTTAACTACTGCTCTCACCCTCTCAG CATGGGACAATTGGTAGAAAGGTACCTGAAATGCACTGGAACTAAAATCCCTGATCATGATAACCGG GAGCAAATGCATGGTGAACTGACGCGAATCAAGAAGGAAACTCTGAGCTTACAGTTGAGCCTTCAGCGCTACAAAGGAGATAACTTGAGCTCGGTGCAGCTGGAGGAACTGGATCACCTTGAACAGCAGATTGAGCACTCCCTCAACAAAGTCCGCTCCAGAAAG TTTGAGCTATTCCATCAGCAGATGGAAAATCTGAAGAGGAAG GAAAATCTTCTGGAGAGGGAAAACCAAGAGATGCATTACTGG TTGGTGAGTAATCAAATGGAGAGGCAAATGCAGCAACAGGCTGCTGCAGAGATGGAGCATCATGATGAAGAGCAGCAGGCAATGACAGAGCTGAAGCTACTGCAGGGACAATCATCATCACAACTAGTGCTGGACCACTACTCATTTTatgcaccaccaccacctcatGATCATCCTGATCCTGATCATGATCATCAAcaccctcctcctcctcctcctccacccGGTGTGCTCCACTTTCCGGGACTCCTTCCACCGCCTCCTTTTCCTCCTCCGGCAACCACCTCTTACCCCTACCAGCTCCAGCCTACTCAGCCCAACCTTCAGAAATCAGAACCTAGTCACTACATATATG CAGATTGA